Proteins encoded by one window of Vigna radiata var. radiata cultivar VC1973A chromosome 5, Vradiata_ver6, whole genome shotgun sequence:
- the LOC106761904 gene encoding CHD3-type chromatin-remodeling factor PICKLE isoform X2, producing MSSLVERLRVRSDRRPIYNLDESDDDADFLPRKPGTTQEKLERIVRTDAKEDLCQACGENENLVSCETCTYAYHPRCLLPPLKGPLPDNWRCPECVSPLNDIDKILDCEMRPTTAADNDATKLGSKQIFVKQYLVKWKGLSYLHCTWVPEKEFLKAFKTHPRLKTKVNNFHQKMASINTSDDDFVAIRPEWTTVDRILSCRGDDDDREYLVKWKELPYDECYWEFESDISAFQPEIERFNRLRSRSSKFSSSKHKESVKDDTELKKQQKEFQHYEHSPEFLSGTLHPYQLEGLNFLRFSWSKQTHVILADEMGLGKTIQSIAFLASLFEESVSPHLVVAPLSTLRNWEREFATWAPHMNVLMYVGSAQARSVIREYEFYFPKKQKKIKKKKSGQLISENKQERIKFDVLLTSYEMINFDTTSLKPIKWECMIVDEGHRLKNKDSKLFSSLKQYSSRHRVLLTGTPLQNNLDELFMLMHFLDAGKFGSLEEFQEEFRDINQEEQISRLHKMLAPHLLRRVKKDVMKELPPKKELILRVELSSKQKEYYKAILTRNYQILTRRGGAQISLINVVMELRKLCCHPYMLEGVEPDIDDAKEAYKQLLETSGKLQLLDKMMVKLKEQGHRVLIYSQFQHMLDLLEDYCTYKNWQYERIDGKVGGAERQVRIDRFNAKNSSRFCFLLSTRAGGLGINLATADTVIIYDSDWNPHADLQAMARAHRLGQTNKVLIYRLITRGTIEERMMQMTKKKMVLEHLVVGRLKAQNINQEELDDIIRYGSKELFADENDEAGKSRQIHYDAAAIDRLLDRDQVGDEEATLDDEEEDGFLKAFKVANFEYVDEAEAAAEEAAAQKRALENVNSSERTHYWEELLRDKYQEHKVEEFNALGKGKRNRKLMVSVEEDDLAGLEDVSSDGEDDNYEAELTDGDSNSTGTGTTTAKRPYKKKARSMCHFLINFLGFCLDMMDLDYLFVMLIFSLLTADSTEPLPLMEGEGKAFRVLGFNQNQRAAFVQILMRFGVGDFDWKEFTSRMKQKTYEEIKDYGTLFLSHISEDITESSTFSDGVPKDGLRIQDVLVRIAVLLLIRDKVKFASQNPQTPLFSDDILFRYPGLKGAKIWKEEHDLVLLRSVLKHGYGRWQAIVDDKDLKIQEVICQELNLPFINLPVPGQVGSQPQNGANLTNAEVPNSQSRENGGSDIPADGAQGSGDARNQAQLYQDSSILYHFRDMQRRQVEFIKKRVLLLEKGLNAEYQKEYFGDPKSNDELKSEPKAPKLGETDTQMIEQLPQVETIATEEISSACDSDPNRLELVRLYNEMCKTVEENPTDLVQTSLAREPAELHVGKNFLPLETICKDIDRILTPTEEQSAADIPMSNSENKSEVMSKSEILDAKSLPTPHDSANNESKDMLIDTNEIQTLPDKEKSNTVMDETMTDAQ from the exons ATGAGTAGTTTGGTGGAGAGGCTTCGTGTAAGATCAGATCGCAGGCCAATTTATAATCTTGACGAGTCAGACGACGATGCTGATTTTTTGCCAAGAAAACCCGGGACAACACAGGAAAAGTTGGAGAGAATAGTGAGAACTGATGCG AAAGAGGATTTATGTCAAGCCTGCGGTGAAAATGAGAATCTTGTGAGTTGTGAAACTTGCACTTATGCATACCATCCTAGGTGTTTACTTCCACCCCTTAAGGGACCTCTTCCAGACAATTGGAGATGCCCCGAATGT GTTAGCCCACTTAATGATATTGACAAAATATTAGATTGTGAGATGCGACCTACTACAGCTGCTGACAATGATGCCACAAAATTAGGGtcaaaacaaatttttgttaaacaatACCTTGTTAAGTGGAAAGGCCTATCATATCTGCACTGCACATG GGTGCCGGAGAAAGAGTTTTTGAAGGCATTTAAGACTCATCCTCGTCTAAAGACAAAAGTGAACAACTTCCATCAGAAAATGGCATCTATCAATACTTCTGATGATGACTTTGTTGCCATTCGACCTGAGTGGACTACAGTTGACCGGATACTTTCTTGCAG gggtgatgatgatgatagagAATACCTTGTGAAGTGGAAGGAACTTCCATATGATGAGTGTTATTGGGAGTTTGAATCAGATATTTCTGCATTTCAGCCAGAAATAGAAAGATTCAATAGATTGCGGTCTAGATCCAGTAAATTTTCTTCTAGTAAACATAAAGAGAGTGTTAAAGATGATACTGAATTGAAGAAACAGCAGAAAGAATTTCAACATTATGAACACAGCCCTGAGTTTCTCTCAG GTACACTGCACCCATATCAGCTTGAAGGCTTGAACTTCTTACGATTCTCTTGGTCCAAGCAGACTCATGTTATACTTGCTGATGAAATGGGGCTTG GAAAAACCATACAAAGTATTGCTTTCCTGGCATCCCTTTTTGAAGAGAGTGTCTCCCCACATCTGGTGGTTGCTCCACTTTCAACTCTACGAAATTGGGAACGTGAATTCGCAACATGGGCACCTCATATGAATGTG CTAATGTATGTTGGATCTGCCCAAGCTCGTAGTGTAATAAGAGAGTATGAATTTTACTTtccaaagaaacaaaagaagatcaagaaaaagaaatctggTCAGCTAATTAGTGAAAACAAGCAAGAGAGGATTAAGTTTGATGTTCTTTTGACATCGTATGAGATGATCAACTTTGACACGACATCACTAAAACCTATAAAATGGGAGTGCATG ATAGTCGATGAAGGTCACCGTCTGAAAAATAAGGattctaaattattttcctCACTGAAGCAATATTCTAGCAGGCATCGTGTTCTCTTAACAGGAACTCCTCTTCAG AACAACTTGGATGAGCTTTTTATGCTTATGCATTTCCTTGACGCTGGGAAG TTTGGAAGTTTAGAGGAGTTCCAGGAAGAGTTTAGGGATATCAATCAAGAGGAGCAGATTTCAAGGCTTCATAAAATGTTGGCCCCACATCTCTTGCGAA GAGTGAAGAAAGATGTCATGAAGGAATTACCTCCTAAAAAGGAACTTATTCTACGTGTTGAGTTGAGCAGCAAACAGAAAGAATATTATAAGGCAATTTTGACCCGTAATTATCAGATATTAACTCGTCGCGGTGGTGCTCAG ATTTCTCTTATCAATGTTGTTATGGAATTGCGGAAACTTTGTTGTCATCCTTACATGTTAGAAGGAGTGGAACCAGATATTGATGATGCTAAAGAGGCATACAA ACAGCTATTGGAAACGTCAGGGAAGCTGCAATTGCTGGACAAGATGATGGTCAAACTTAAAGAGCAAGGACATAGAGTGCTTATATATTCCCAATTTCAGCACATGCTGGACTTGCTTGAAGATTACTGTACTTACAAG aattgGCAGTATGAGAGGATCGATGGCAAGGTTGGCGGAGCTGAAAGACAAGTTCGGATAGATCGATTTAATGCCAAAAATTCTTCAAGATTTTGCTTTCTTCTTTCAACTAGAGCTGGGGGATTGGGGATAAACCTTGCAACTGCTGACACGGTTATCATATATGATAG TGATTGGAATCCTCATGCTGATTTACAAGCTATGGCTAGAGCTCACAGACTCGGACAAACTAACAAG GTGTTAATTTATAGGCTTATAACACGAGGAACTATTGAAGAGAGGATGATGCAGATGACTAAGAAGAAAATGGTGTTAGAACACCTAGTTGTGGGGAGGCTAAAGGCTCAAAATATCAACCAG GAAGAGTTGGATGACATCATAAGATATGGATCAAAGGAGTTATTTGCAGATGAGAATGATGAAGCTGGCAAATCCCGCCAAATCCATTATGATGCTGCTGCTATTGATAG ATTGCTGGATCGTGATCAAGTTGGAGATGAAGAGGCCACTTTGGATGACGAGGAAGAAGATGGATTTCTGAAAGCTTTTAAG GTTGCAAATTTTGAGTATGTTGATGAGGCTGAAGCTGCAGCAGAGGAGGCTGCCGCCCAAAAAAGAGCATTAGAGAATGTGAACAGTTCGGAGAGAACACATTACTGGGAGGAGTTGTTAAGAGACAAGTATCAAGAGCATAAAGTTGAGGAGTTTAATGCCTTGGGAAAAGGGAAGCGTAACCGGAAGCTG ATGGTTTCTGTGGAGGAGGATGACCTTGCTGGTCTGGAGGATGTTAGCTCTGATGGTGAAGATGATAATTATGAAGCAGAGCTTACTGATGGTGATTCAAATTCCACTGGAACTGGAACTACTACTGCTAAAAGGCCCTATAAGAAAAAAGCTCGTAGTATgtgtcattttttaattaattttttaggtttttgtcTTGATATGATGGACCTAGATTATCTGTTTGTGAtgttaatatttagtttattaacaGCAGATAGCACAGAGCCACTTCCTCTGATGGAAGGTGAAGGAAAAGCATTCAGAGTCCTTGGttttaatcaaaatcaaagGGCTGCATTTGTTCAAATTTTGATGAG GTTTGGGGTTGGTGATTTTGATTGGAAGGAATTTACTTCCCGCATGAAACAGAAGACTTACGAAGAAATTAAAGA ttATGGAACCCTTTTCTTGTCTCATATCTCTGAAGATATAACCGAGTCCTCTACATTCTCAG ATGGTGTACCAAAAGATGGACTACGAATCCAAGATGTACTTGTAAGGATTGCAGTCCTTCTATTGATAAGGGACAAG GTGAAGTTTGCGTCACAAAATCCTCAAACTCCATTGTTTTCAGATGACATCTTATTTCGCTATCCAGGTTTGAAGGGTGCGAAAATATGGAAGGAGGAGCATGATTTGGTTTTGTTGCGTTCCGTTTTAAA GCATGGTTATGGAAGGTGGCAAGCTATTGTTGATGACAAGGATCTGAAAATTCAGGAGGTCATCTGTCAGGAGTTGAATCTTCCCTTTATAAACTTACCAGTTCCAGGACAAGTTGGCTCTCAGCCACAAAATGGTGCAAATTTGACAAATGCTGAAGTACCCAACAGTCAATCCAGGGAAAATGGTGGAAGTGATATACCAGCCGATGGTGCGCAAGGTTCTGGTGATGCCAGGAATCAAGCACAATTATATCAAGACTCCTCCatattatatcattttagaGACATGCAAAGAAGACAAGTTGAGTTTATAAAAAAGAGGGTTCTTCTTTTGGAAAAAGGGCTTAATGCTGAGTACCAGAAAGAATACTTT GGCGATCCAAAATCAAATGACGAACTTAAAAGTGAACCCAAGGCTCCTAAATTAGGGGAAACTGATACCCAAATGATTGAACAACTACCGCAAGTAGAAACAATAG CTACAGAAGAAATTTCGTCTGCTTGTGATAGTGATCCTAATCGATTGGAGTTAGTTCGTCTTTACAATGAG ATGTGCAAGACAGTGGAGGAAAACCCCACGGATTTAGTTCAAACATCTTTGGCAAGAGAACCAGCAGAGCTTCATGTAGGGAAGAATTTCTTACCCCTAGAAACCATCTGCAAAGACATCGACAGAATTCTAACGCCCACAGAAGAACAATCTGCTGCAGATATTCCGATGTCAAATTCAGAGAACAAATCAGAGGTTATGTCCAAGAGCGAGATTTTGGACGCCAAATCACTGCCAACCCCTCATGACTCCGCAAACAATGAGAGTAAAGACATGCTAATAGATACGAATGAAATTCAGACTCTTCCGGACAAAGAGAAAAGTAATACAGTAATGGATGAAACTATGACTGATGCTCAGTAG
- the LOC106761904 gene encoding CHD3-type chromatin-remodeling factor PICKLE isoform X4, producing MSSLVERLRVRSDRRPIYNLDESDDDADFLPRKPGTTQEKLERIVRTDAKEDLCQACGENENLVSCETCTYAYHPRCLLPPLKGPLPDNWRCPECVSPLNDIDKILDCEMRPTTAADNDATKLGSKQIFVKQYLVKWKGLSYLHCTWVPEKEFLKAFKTHPRLKTKVNNFHQKMASINTSDDDFVAIRPEWTTVDRILSCRGDDDDREYLVKWKELPYDECYWEFESDISAFQPEIERFNRLRSRSSKFSSSKHKESVKDDTELKKQQKEFQHYEHSPEFLSGGTLHPYQLEGLNFLRFSWSKQTHVILADEMGLGKTIQSIAFLASLFEESVSPHLVVAPLSTLRNWEREFATWAPHMNVLMYVGSAQARSVIREYEFYFPKKQKKIKKKKSGQLISENKQERIKFDVLLTSYEMINFDTTSLKPIKWECMIVDEGHRLKNKDSKLFSSLKQYSSRHRVLLTGTPLQNNLDELFMLMHFLDAGKFGSLEEFQEEFRDINQEEQISRLHKMLAPHLLRRVKKDVMKELPPKKELILRVELSSKQKEYYKAILTRNYQILTRRGGAQISLINVVMELRKLCCHPYMLEGVEPDIDDAKEAYKQLLETSGKLQLLDKMMVKLKEQGHRVLIYSQFQHMLDLLEDYCTYKNWQYERIDGKVGGAERQVRIDRFNAKNSSRFCFLLSTRAGGLGINLATADTVIIYDSDWNPHADLQAMARAHRLGQTNKVLIYRLITRGTIEERMMQMTKKKMVLEHLVVGRLKAQNINQEELDDIIRYGSKELFADENDEAGKSRQIHYDAAAIDRLLDRDQVGDEEATLDDEEEDGFLKAFKVANFEYVDEAEAAAEEAAAQKRALENVNSSERTHYWEELLRDKYQEHKVEEFNALGKGKRNRKLMVSVEEDDLAGLEDVSSDGEDDNYEAELTDGDSNSTGTGTTTAKRPYKKKARNSTEPLPLMEGEGKAFRVLGFNQNQRAAFVQILMRFGVGDFDWKEFTSRMKQKTYEEIKDYGTLFLSHISEDITESSTFSDGVPKDGLRIQDVLVRIAVLLLIRDKVKFASQNPQTPLFSDDILFRYPGLKGAKIWKEEHDLVLLRSVLKHGYGRWQAIVDDKDLKIQEVICQELNLPFINLPVPGQVGSQPQNGANLTNAEVPNSQSRENGGSDIPADGAQGSGDARNQAQLYQDSSILYHFRDMQRRQVEFIKKRVLLLEKGLNAEYQKEYFGDPKSNDELKSEPKAPKLGETDTQMIEQLPQVETIATEEISSACDSDPNRLELVRLYNEMCKTVEENPTDLVQTSLAREPAELHVGKNFLPLETICKDIDRILTPTEEQSAADIPMSNSENKSEVMSKSEILDAKSLPTPHDSANNESKDMLIDTNEIQTLPDKEKSNTVMDETMTDAQ from the exons ATGAGTAGTTTGGTGGAGAGGCTTCGTGTAAGATCAGATCGCAGGCCAATTTATAATCTTGACGAGTCAGACGACGATGCTGATTTTTTGCCAAGAAAACCCGGGACAACACAGGAAAAGTTGGAGAGAATAGTGAGAACTGATGCG AAAGAGGATTTATGTCAAGCCTGCGGTGAAAATGAGAATCTTGTGAGTTGTGAAACTTGCACTTATGCATACCATCCTAGGTGTTTACTTCCACCCCTTAAGGGACCTCTTCCAGACAATTGGAGATGCCCCGAATGT GTTAGCCCACTTAATGATATTGACAAAATATTAGATTGTGAGATGCGACCTACTACAGCTGCTGACAATGATGCCACAAAATTAGGGtcaaaacaaatttttgttaaacaatACCTTGTTAAGTGGAAAGGCCTATCATATCTGCACTGCACATG GGTGCCGGAGAAAGAGTTTTTGAAGGCATTTAAGACTCATCCTCGTCTAAAGACAAAAGTGAACAACTTCCATCAGAAAATGGCATCTATCAATACTTCTGATGATGACTTTGTTGCCATTCGACCTGAGTGGACTACAGTTGACCGGATACTTTCTTGCAG gggtgatgatgatgatagagAATACCTTGTGAAGTGGAAGGAACTTCCATATGATGAGTGTTATTGGGAGTTTGAATCAGATATTTCTGCATTTCAGCCAGAAATAGAAAGATTCAATAGATTGCGGTCTAGATCCAGTAAATTTTCTTCTAGTAAACATAAAGAGAGTGTTAAAGATGATACTGAATTGAAGAAACAGCAGAAAGAATTTCAACATTATGAACACAGCCCTGAGTTTCTCTCAGGtg GTACACTGCACCCATATCAGCTTGAAGGCTTGAACTTCTTACGATTCTCTTGGTCCAAGCAGACTCATGTTATACTTGCTGATGAAATGGGGCTTG GAAAAACCATACAAAGTATTGCTTTCCTGGCATCCCTTTTTGAAGAGAGTGTCTCCCCACATCTGGTGGTTGCTCCACTTTCAACTCTACGAAATTGGGAACGTGAATTCGCAACATGGGCACCTCATATGAATGTG CTAATGTATGTTGGATCTGCCCAAGCTCGTAGTGTAATAAGAGAGTATGAATTTTACTTtccaaagaaacaaaagaagatcaagaaaaagaaatctggTCAGCTAATTAGTGAAAACAAGCAAGAGAGGATTAAGTTTGATGTTCTTTTGACATCGTATGAGATGATCAACTTTGACACGACATCACTAAAACCTATAAAATGGGAGTGCATG ATAGTCGATGAAGGTCACCGTCTGAAAAATAAGGattctaaattattttcctCACTGAAGCAATATTCTAGCAGGCATCGTGTTCTCTTAACAGGAACTCCTCTTCAG AACAACTTGGATGAGCTTTTTATGCTTATGCATTTCCTTGACGCTGGGAAG TTTGGAAGTTTAGAGGAGTTCCAGGAAGAGTTTAGGGATATCAATCAAGAGGAGCAGATTTCAAGGCTTCATAAAATGTTGGCCCCACATCTCTTGCGAA GAGTGAAGAAAGATGTCATGAAGGAATTACCTCCTAAAAAGGAACTTATTCTACGTGTTGAGTTGAGCAGCAAACAGAAAGAATATTATAAGGCAATTTTGACCCGTAATTATCAGATATTAACTCGTCGCGGTGGTGCTCAG ATTTCTCTTATCAATGTTGTTATGGAATTGCGGAAACTTTGTTGTCATCCTTACATGTTAGAAGGAGTGGAACCAGATATTGATGATGCTAAAGAGGCATACAA ACAGCTATTGGAAACGTCAGGGAAGCTGCAATTGCTGGACAAGATGATGGTCAAACTTAAAGAGCAAGGACATAGAGTGCTTATATATTCCCAATTTCAGCACATGCTGGACTTGCTTGAAGATTACTGTACTTACAAG aattgGCAGTATGAGAGGATCGATGGCAAGGTTGGCGGAGCTGAAAGACAAGTTCGGATAGATCGATTTAATGCCAAAAATTCTTCAAGATTTTGCTTTCTTCTTTCAACTAGAGCTGGGGGATTGGGGATAAACCTTGCAACTGCTGACACGGTTATCATATATGATAG TGATTGGAATCCTCATGCTGATTTACAAGCTATGGCTAGAGCTCACAGACTCGGACAAACTAACAAG GTGTTAATTTATAGGCTTATAACACGAGGAACTATTGAAGAGAGGATGATGCAGATGACTAAGAAGAAAATGGTGTTAGAACACCTAGTTGTGGGGAGGCTAAAGGCTCAAAATATCAACCAG GAAGAGTTGGATGACATCATAAGATATGGATCAAAGGAGTTATTTGCAGATGAGAATGATGAAGCTGGCAAATCCCGCCAAATCCATTATGATGCTGCTGCTATTGATAG ATTGCTGGATCGTGATCAAGTTGGAGATGAAGAGGCCACTTTGGATGACGAGGAAGAAGATGGATTTCTGAAAGCTTTTAAG GTTGCAAATTTTGAGTATGTTGATGAGGCTGAAGCTGCAGCAGAGGAGGCTGCCGCCCAAAAAAGAGCATTAGAGAATGTGAACAGTTCGGAGAGAACACATTACTGGGAGGAGTTGTTAAGAGACAAGTATCAAGAGCATAAAGTTGAGGAGTTTAATGCCTTGGGAAAAGGGAAGCGTAACCGGAAGCTG ATGGTTTCTGTGGAGGAGGATGACCTTGCTGGTCTGGAGGATGTTAGCTCTGATGGTGAAGATGATAATTATGAAGCAGAGCTTACTGATGGTGATTCAAATTCCACTGGAACTGGAACTACTACTGCTAAAAGGCCCTATAAGAAAAAAGCTCGTA ATAGCACAGAGCCACTTCCTCTGATGGAAGGTGAAGGAAAAGCATTCAGAGTCCTTGGttttaatcaaaatcaaagGGCTGCATTTGTTCAAATTTTGATGAG GTTTGGGGTTGGTGATTTTGATTGGAAGGAATTTACTTCCCGCATGAAACAGAAGACTTACGAAGAAATTAAAGA ttATGGAACCCTTTTCTTGTCTCATATCTCTGAAGATATAACCGAGTCCTCTACATTCTCAG ATGGTGTACCAAAAGATGGACTACGAATCCAAGATGTACTTGTAAGGATTGCAGTCCTTCTATTGATAAGGGACAAG GTGAAGTTTGCGTCACAAAATCCTCAAACTCCATTGTTTTCAGATGACATCTTATTTCGCTATCCAGGTTTGAAGGGTGCGAAAATATGGAAGGAGGAGCATGATTTGGTTTTGTTGCGTTCCGTTTTAAA GCATGGTTATGGAAGGTGGCAAGCTATTGTTGATGACAAGGATCTGAAAATTCAGGAGGTCATCTGTCAGGAGTTGAATCTTCCCTTTATAAACTTACCAGTTCCAGGACAAGTTGGCTCTCAGCCACAAAATGGTGCAAATTTGACAAATGCTGAAGTACCCAACAGTCAATCCAGGGAAAATGGTGGAAGTGATATACCAGCCGATGGTGCGCAAGGTTCTGGTGATGCCAGGAATCAAGCACAATTATATCAAGACTCCTCCatattatatcattttagaGACATGCAAAGAAGACAAGTTGAGTTTATAAAAAAGAGGGTTCTTCTTTTGGAAAAAGGGCTTAATGCTGAGTACCAGAAAGAATACTTT GGCGATCCAAAATCAAATGACGAACTTAAAAGTGAACCCAAGGCTCCTAAATTAGGGGAAACTGATACCCAAATGATTGAACAACTACCGCAAGTAGAAACAATAG CTACAGAAGAAATTTCGTCTGCTTGTGATAGTGATCCTAATCGATTGGAGTTAGTTCGTCTTTACAATGAG ATGTGCAAGACAGTGGAGGAAAACCCCACGGATTTAGTTCAAACATCTTTGGCAAGAGAACCAGCAGAGCTTCATGTAGGGAAGAATTTCTTACCCCTAGAAACCATCTGCAAAGACATCGACAGAATTCTAACGCCCACAGAAGAACAATCTGCTGCAGATATTCCGATGTCAAATTCAGAGAACAAATCAGAGGTTATGTCCAAGAGCGAGATTTTGGACGCCAAATCACTGCCAACCCCTCATGACTCCGCAAACAATGAGAGTAAAGACATGCTAATAGATACGAATGAAATTCAGACTCTTCCGGACAAAGAGAAAAGTAATACAGTAATGGATGAAACTATGACTGATGCTCAGTAG